A part of Leifsonia xyli subsp. xyli str. CTCB07 genomic DNA contains:
- a CDS encoding LCP family protein produces the protein MTPDDRPMTDSRRPIRHRGAARRRRLRMLIAGSLTAVLVAACGVAAYAYFDLTSSLHRSGFTLAGPSGSPTPTPHGEANILVMGLDSRVDQNGDPLPRELYQAIHAGDQSDGGYNANVLMLIHLPANGGKAVGISIPRDDYAPLSGAPDGVRMSKIKEAYGLSLDENLRTLRKQGVARADAYQKARAAARQTQIRTVSDFLGGVRIDHFVEITMAAFERVAQAVQPITVCLNHATKDKYSGADFPAGVQEINAAQAMSFVRQRRDTGPSDLELTDLDRTRRQQAFILSLAHKLRRAETFTDLGTMQRLLDTAKQYIAVDDGFDLLSFASDAQRLSGGGLSFQTLPIARFATIDGKAVNIVDSATVQGIVAGLLGTGSASPSPATAPPATVSTTPSPPAPNHTAATTDPNAPLQAGGIPCVN, from the coding sequence ATGACACCGGACGACCGCCCCATGACAGACAGCCGCCGCCCGATCCGCCACCGAGGGGCCGCGCGACGCCGCCGGCTCAGGATGCTGATCGCCGGCTCGCTCACCGCTGTGCTGGTCGCGGCCTGCGGAGTGGCAGCGTACGCCTACTTCGACCTCACCAGCTCCCTCCACCGCTCCGGCTTCACCCTGGCCGGACCGTCCGGCTCGCCCACACCGACCCCGCACGGCGAGGCGAACATCCTGGTGATGGGGCTCGACAGCCGGGTGGACCAGAACGGCGACCCGCTCCCACGTGAGCTGTACCAAGCGATCCACGCGGGCGACCAGAGCGACGGCGGATACAACGCGAATGTCCTCATGCTCATCCACCTGCCCGCCAACGGGGGGAAAGCGGTCGGGATCTCGATCCCCCGCGATGACTACGCCCCGCTTTCGGGTGCGCCGGACGGCGTGAGGATGTCCAAGATCAAGGAGGCCTACGGCCTCTCCCTCGACGAGAACCTGCGCACGCTGCGCAAACAGGGCGTCGCCCGGGCCGACGCCTACCAGAAGGCGCGCGCAGCCGCACGGCAGACCCAGATCCGGACGGTCTCGGACTTCCTCGGCGGCGTGCGGATCGACCACTTCGTCGAAATCACGATGGCCGCCTTCGAGCGCGTGGCGCAGGCGGTACAGCCCATCACGGTGTGCCTCAACCACGCGACGAAGGACAAGTACTCAGGCGCCGACTTCCCCGCGGGTGTGCAGGAGATCAACGCGGCGCAGGCGATGAGCTTCGTCCGGCAGCGGCGCGACACCGGGCCATCCGACCTCGAGCTGACCGATCTCGACCGGACGCGACGGCAGCAGGCGTTCATCCTCTCGCTCGCGCACAAGCTGCGGCGCGCCGAGACCTTCACCGACCTGGGCACGATGCAGCGGCTGCTGGACACCGCGAAGCAGTACATCGCCGTGGACGACGGGTTCGACCTGCTGAGCTTCGCCAGCGACGCGCAGCGGCTCTCCGGCGGCGGGCTGTCGTTCCAGACGCTGCCGATCGCGCGGTTCGCGACCATTGACGGGAAAGCCGTGAACATCGTGGACTCGGCGACGGTCCAGGGCATCGTCGCCGGTCTGCTCGGCACGGGAAGCGCTTCGCCGTCGCCGGCGACAGCGCCCCCGGCCACGGTGTCCACGACCCCGTCGCCGCCCGCTCCGAACCACACCGCGGCGACCACCGACCCGAACGCTCCGCTCCAGGCGGGCGGTATCCCCTGTGTGAACTGA
- a CDS encoding FeoA family protein: MAIVRRVAGERPEVVQRLQDLGFAPGATVRVLRRAPLGDPAHYRVGSVEICLRRAQASLVEVAEG, from the coding sequence GTGGCCATTGTGCGCCGCGTCGCCGGGGAACGCCCAGAGGTGGTCCAGAGACTGCAAGACCTGGGCTTCGCGCCCGGAGCGACCGTCCGCGTGCTGCGGAGGGCCCCGCTCGGCGACCCAGCGCACTACCGCGTCGGGTCCGTCGAGATCTGCCTGCGCCGCGCCCAGGCGTCCCTGGTCGAAGTGGCCGAGGGATGA
- a CDS encoding ferrous iron transporter B yields MSAVETPTTLALVGQPNTGKSSVFNLLTGLTARTGNYPGITVDRKQGTFQADGRPFVVEDLPGTYSLTPLSPDEAIVTARLSGEDGTEKLPDALLVVIDSTRLEQSLVLLGQILRNGIRTAVVLTMTDELARRGGHIDIDSLERAIGAPVISAVATRRSSGALLREFCSTSTTWSAPLLPPPADREELVAWTRSVAAAAGHRPPGVDHTTDRADALLLHPVVGVGVFACVMFVFFQLIFTVATPAQDAITDLCGQLATLVDAAVPWPWLASLLADGVIGGVGTVVAFLPQIALMLLMLAFLQDSGYLSRAAFLMDRVMSHAGLEGRAFVALLSSFACAIPGIMATRTLPSARHRIATMVAAPLVTCSARLPVYVLLVGMLVSPHARFGPFQAQGLVMFALYLFGAVVAMAASWVVARLQGGRGAEGVFFSMEMPPYRRPTLRSLALSTWAAIAMFLRKCGTIILAASVVMWLLLNIAAPGAAVARSAPASAPAIDRSVAAEIGRFVEPVFEPLGFDWHINVAVLASLTARETFVSTLGQIAADDDADHPAAALRDMERVNEAGRAVPLFSPGTIAALIVFFMFALQCMSTIAVMRRESGGWRWPLIAFGSMFALAWTGAWIANIAFGWLTGTA; encoded by the coding sequence ATGAGTGCGGTCGAGACGCCGACGACACTCGCTCTCGTCGGCCAGCCGAACACGGGAAAGAGCAGCGTCTTCAACCTGCTGACCGGACTCACCGCCCGCACCGGCAACTACCCGGGCATCACCGTCGACCGGAAGCAGGGGACCTTCCAAGCGGACGGACGGCCATTCGTCGTGGAGGACCTGCCCGGGACGTACAGCCTGACGCCGCTCAGCCCGGACGAGGCGATCGTCACCGCCCGGCTGAGCGGGGAGGACGGGACCGAAAAGCTCCCCGACGCGCTTCTCGTCGTCATCGACTCCACGCGGCTCGAACAATCGCTCGTACTACTCGGGCAGATCCTGCGGAACGGCATCCGCACAGCCGTCGTCCTGACGATGACCGACGAGCTGGCGCGCCGAGGCGGGCACATCGACATCGACAGCCTGGAGCGGGCCATCGGCGCTCCGGTGATCTCCGCCGTCGCCACTCGGCGCTCCTCGGGCGCGCTGCTGCGCGAGTTCTGCTCCACGTCGACGACCTGGTCCGCGCCGCTCCTGCCGCCCCCAGCGGATCGGGAGGAACTGGTCGCGTGGACGCGCTCGGTCGCGGCCGCCGCCGGGCACCGTCCGCCGGGCGTCGACCACACGACGGACCGGGCGGACGCCCTGCTGCTGCATCCCGTCGTGGGCGTCGGTGTCTTCGCCTGCGTGATGTTCGTCTTCTTCCAGCTCATCTTCACCGTCGCCACACCGGCCCAGGACGCCATCACCGACCTCTGCGGCCAGCTCGCCACACTGGTCGACGCCGCGGTGCCGTGGCCGTGGCTGGCGAGCCTGCTGGCGGACGGGGTGATCGGCGGAGTGGGAACCGTCGTCGCCTTCCTGCCGCAGATCGCCCTGATGCTCCTCATGCTCGCCTTCCTGCAGGATTCAGGATACCTCTCCCGCGCGGCCTTCCTGATGGACCGGGTGATGTCGCACGCCGGACTGGAGGGCCGGGCGTTCGTGGCACTGCTCTCGTCGTTCGCCTGCGCCATCCCCGGGATCATGGCGACGCGCACCCTGCCCTCCGCACGCCACCGGATCGCGACCATGGTCGCCGCCCCCCTGGTCACCTGCTCCGCACGTCTCCCGGTGTACGTCCTCCTCGTCGGGATGCTGGTCAGCCCGCACGCCCGCTTCGGGCCCTTCCAGGCGCAGGGGCTGGTGATGTTCGCCCTCTACCTTTTCGGCGCGGTCGTCGCGATGGCGGCTTCCTGGGTGGTCGCGCGCCTCCAGGGCGGCCGGGGCGCGGAGGGGGTGTTCTTCTCGATGGAGATGCCGCCCTACCGGCGGCCCACGCTGCGCTCGCTGGCTCTGTCCACCTGGGCGGCCATCGCCATGTTCCTGCGCAAATGCGGCACCATCATCCTCGCCGCGAGCGTGGTCATGTGGCTCCTGCTCAACATCGCCGCTCCGGGCGCGGCCGTGGCGCGATCGGCCCCGGCTTCCGCGCCCGCGATCGACCGGAGCGTCGCCGCGGAGATCGGGCGCTTCGTGGAGCCGGTGTTCGAGCCGCTCGGCTTCGACTGGCACATCAACGTAGCGGTGCTCGCGTCGCTGACCGCGCGGGAGACCTTCGTCTCGACGCTCGGGCAGATCGCCGCCGACGACGACGCCGACCATCCCGCGGCCGCGCTGCGCGACATGGAGCGGGTGAACGAAGCGGGACGCGCGGTTCCGCTGTTCTCACCCGGCACGATCGCGGCTCTGATCGTGTTCTTCATGTTCGCGTTGCAGTGCATGTCGACCATCGCGGTGATGCGGCGGGAGTCCGGCGGCTGGCGCTGGCCCCTGATTGCCTTCGGGTCGATGTTCGCGCTCGCGTGGACAGGCGCCTGGATCGCGAACATCGCGTTCGGCTGGCTGACAGGCACGGCATGA
- a CDS encoding NifU family protein: MSAVPMHPEAVPGHPAALLWTVPDGLFPRSGKVIAAPGELGALLSGGELAELRLTGGKVLVELNDVLGWRRNGDAIRQALGDALSAPGTWTLSGPASVPPPADDESLRAALVQLLDGAAGDFIRSHGGRPTIVSVHDGVVTLRLGGTCGACPAAGQTVATRITAQLRESHPEVRCVLDAPVLWPRRAT, from the coding sequence ATGAGCGCCGTGCCGATGCATCCCGAGGCGGTACCCGGACACCCGGCGGCCCTCCTGTGGACGGTCCCGGACGGTCTGTTCCCCCGGAGCGGCAAGGTGATCGCCGCTCCGGGGGAGCTCGGCGCACTGCTGTCCGGCGGCGAGCTGGCCGAGCTGCGCCTGACCGGCGGGAAGGTGCTCGTCGAGCTGAACGATGTGCTTGGCTGGCGGCGGAACGGCGACGCGATCCGGCAGGCGCTGGGCGACGCGCTGAGCGCCCCCGGAACGTGGACGCTCTCGGGCCCGGCGAGCGTCCCACCGCCCGCTGACGACGAATCGCTGCGGGCCGCGCTCGTGCAGCTGCTCGATGGAGCCGCGGGAGACTTCATCCGCTCGCACGGAGGCCGGCCCACGATCGTCTCCGTCCACGATGGCGTCGTGACGCTGCGCCTGGGCGGAACCTGCGGCGCCTGCCCGGCGGCCGGCCAGACCGTCGCCACCCGGATCACGGCGCAGCTGCGGGAGAGTCATCCCGAGGTGCGCTGCGTGCTGGATGCGCCGGTGCTGTGGCCGCGCCGCGCGACCTGA
- a CDS encoding Dyp-type peroxidase — MTGSGPGGRVRRRQFLLGGAAVAGIGATSSLVAGIAAARPAAAPAETVDGRRSVAFHGRRQSGIETPPAAHSAFIALDLHPETDRSAIQRMLLVLSADAADLTRGEAALADTEPELATRPAGLTVTFGFGPGLVQRAGAEPPAWLRPLPAFGVDRLRDEWSHGDLLLHLASDDPLTLAHARRMLLKDARGFAAVRWVQTGFRTARGTQPASATGRNLFGQVDGTANPVPGSADFAELVWRRAGNPDWLHDGTGMVLRRIAMDVDRWDLLDRPGREEAVGRTLSTGAPITGGTEHSEPDFGAMNEFGFPVIPAYAHIRRARSSDTAQRIYRRGYNYDERPGSGVSDSGLLFVSYQADIDAQFVPLQRRLDQLDLMNQWTAPVGSAVFALPPGCEPGGYVGETLFRGS, encoded by the coding sequence ATGACCGGCTCCGGGCCCGGCGGGCGTGTCCGGCGGCGGCAGTTCCTCCTCGGGGGAGCGGCGGTCGCCGGGATCGGCGCGACCTCGTCCCTCGTCGCCGGGATCGCGGCCGCCCGCCCCGCCGCAGCGCCGGCGGAGACCGTCGACGGGCGCCGGTCGGTGGCCTTCCACGGGCGGCGTCAGTCCGGGATCGAGACCCCTCCCGCGGCGCACTCGGCGTTCATCGCGCTCGATCTCCATCCGGAGACGGACCGGAGCGCGATCCAGCGGATGCTGCTCGTCCTCTCCGCCGACGCCGCCGATCTGACCCGCGGCGAGGCGGCGCTCGCCGACACCGAACCAGAGCTGGCCACCCGGCCGGCCGGGCTCACCGTGACCTTCGGCTTCGGCCCCGGTCTGGTGCAGCGCGCCGGCGCCGAGCCGCCCGCCTGGCTGCGCCCGCTCCCGGCCTTCGGCGTCGATCGCCTCCGCGACGAGTGGAGTCACGGCGACCTGCTGCTGCACCTCGCGTCCGACGACCCCCTCACGCTGGCTCACGCTCGCCGCATGCTGCTCAAGGACGCCCGCGGGTTCGCCGCAGTGCGGTGGGTTCAGACGGGCTTCCGCACTGCCCGCGGCACACAGCCCGCCAGTGCGACCGGCCGCAATCTCTTCGGTCAGGTGGATGGCACCGCGAATCCCGTGCCGGGCAGCGCCGACTTCGCCGAGCTCGTCTGGCGCCGGGCGGGGAACCCCGACTGGCTACACGACGGCACCGGGATGGTGCTGCGCCGGATCGCGATGGATGTCGACCGCTGGGACCTCCTGGACCGCCCGGGACGCGAGGAGGCGGTCGGCCGCACTCTCAGCACCGGCGCGCCGATCACCGGGGGGACCGAGCACAGCGAGCCCGACTTCGGCGCGATGAACGAGTTCGGGTTCCCGGTGATCCCGGCCTACGCGCACATCCGCCGCGCGCGCTCCTCGGACACCGCGCAGCGGATCTACCGGCGCGGGTACAACTACGACGAGCGGCCCGGGAGCGGTGTGAGCGACTCGGGGCTGCTGTTCGTCTCGTACCAGGCCGACATCGACGCGCAGTTCGTGCCGCTCCAGCGGCGGCTGGATCAGCTCGACCTGATGAACCAGTGGACGGCACCGGTAGGCTCGGCGGTCTTCGCCCTCCCGCCCGGCTGCGAACCGGGCGGGTACGTCGGCGAGACGCTGTTCCGCGGCAGCTGA
- a CDS encoding copper chaperone PCu(A)C, whose protein sequence is MTKTTRLLRATTVAAILLGLTGCAVHLPASAQTPGKQADGVQVSKAWVKAAGSGMTAAFGDVKNTGSGTAIVVGATSSAASSLQLHETVTKNGAETMQEAKSGFRIPAGSTLHLAPGGSHIMLMGLKAPLEAGQKISVTLRFSDGSTSPVAVPVKDFSGANENYKG, encoded by the coding sequence ATGACGAAAACCACCAGGCTGCTTCGCGCCACGACCGTGGCAGCGATCCTGCTCGGCCTCACCGGCTGCGCCGTCCACCTGCCCGCCTCGGCGCAGACCCCGGGAAAACAGGCGGATGGCGTGCAGGTGAGCAAAGCGTGGGTCAAGGCGGCCGGCTCCGGGATGACCGCAGCGTTCGGCGATGTGAAGAACACGGGCTCCGGGACGGCGATCGTGGTGGGAGCCACCAGCTCGGCGGCCTCGAGCCTCCAGCTCCATGAGACGGTCACGAAGAATGGTGCGGAGACGATGCAGGAGGCGAAAAGCGGGTTCCGCATCCCGGCCGGCTCGACCCTGCATCTGGCGCCCGGTGGCAGCCACATCATGCTGATGGGCCTCAAAGCGCCGCTCGAGGCCGGGCAGAAGATCTCGGTGACGCTGCGATTCTCAGACGGTTCGACCTCCCCCGTCGCCGTCCCGGTGAAGGACTTCTCCGGGGCGAACGAGAACTACAAGGGATGA
- a CDS encoding DsbA family protein, which produces MRAARENRRRRIAAAAAIALLALALSGCAAQTQQPAATSSATSARTAGVVEYGSGAKTVDLYVDPLCPYCRHFEQLSGPMLLSEAKAGRLTLRVHPMAILDRLSNGTRYSTRAAAAVLTVAASHPHSWPAFLAKLFENQPEENSAGLTDEQLQALATDAGTPVTLTSGTAPMEAEVASATQNALQQGVSHVPTVMVNGKVFPGSSQETAKFETFYRNS; this is translated from the coding sequence ATGCGCGCCGCGAGAGAGAATCGCCGCCGCCGGATCGCCGCCGCGGCGGCGATCGCCCTCCTGGCGCTCGCGCTGAGCGGGTGCGCGGCGCAGACGCAGCAGCCGGCCGCCACCAGCTCAGCGACCTCGGCCCGGACGGCGGGGGTCGTGGAATACGGGTCGGGCGCCAAAACCGTCGACCTGTACGTCGATCCCCTGTGCCCCTACTGCCGCCACTTCGAGCAGCTGTCGGGGCCGATGCTCCTGAGCGAGGCGAAAGCGGGCCGGCTGACCTTGCGCGTGCATCCGATGGCGATCCTCGACCGGCTCTCGAACGGGACGCGGTACTCGACCAGGGCCGCGGCCGCGGTCCTCACCGTCGCGGCGAGCCACCCGCACTCGTGGCCGGCCTTCCTCGCCAAGCTGTTCGAGAACCAGCCCGAGGAGAACAGCGCAGGGCTCACCGACGAGCAGCTCCAGGCGCTCGCGACCGACGCGGGGACCCCTGTGACCCTCACGAGCGGTACCGCCCCGATGGAGGCAGAGGTCGCCAGCGCGACCCAGAACGCGCTCCAGCAAGGGGTCTCCCACGTGCCAACCGTGATGGTGAACGGAAAGGTGTTCCCCGGCAGCAGCCAGGAGACCGCGAAGTTCGAGACGTTCTACCGCAACAGCTAA
- a CDS encoding LPXTG cell wall anchor domain-containing protein, with protein sequence MQTTANNENTTTPDTANGNSNALASTGSGIAIFTLSGIAVLLLATGILLTVARRRRPGKPQA encoded by the coding sequence ATCCAGACCACGGCAAACAACGAAAACACCACCACCCCCGATACCGCCAACGGCAACAGCAACGCTCTCGCCAGCACCGGTTCCGGCATCGCGATCTTCACGCTCAGCGGCATCGCGGTGCTGCTGCTCGCCACAGGCATCCTCCTCACCGTCGCCCGACGCCGCCGACCCGGCAAACCGCAGGCATGA
- a CDS encoding helix-turn-helix transcriptional regulator, which translates to MDGVRDDGLVRLHDGRWLMTGRDLWSSGVEAWVERSLARLDLTTFEAIRHLALAHDSRPWAPCPLVAHTMLKELEARGFLSVADGPDGLGIRLLPSAMADYFRFTDGRDSALESCPCGGSAPTGLHTDDHTARLVRSTRGRSTRTRDERAAEWPAAPSAATALPYLEALLETPRGAGDVERVFAGTSIASAATPEDALDLVLLRACAEGSLTRPVPERFDELTRLFPALRPALDLFARVLADGSSAVDASPATMAMLRSVGVSAESLCVAALAYVALLEGDVREAAYWERRVPACPLLAVGRLVGAVRALVPLARGDFGLALAGSMRSLEIARAEEELTGILLHSYYAALALLALGRWTEALDVADTALAYGPPGPAHTGFYRALLWLASLVNHWLGENRLATLLEAQASTLVVTDEALPAMQGDVGPILRSLIGGQKAVAMSELRRLADGLAAERNLLTAMFTLVVGLCVWPEPPTFAQLGELASNALGVPRWPLVDLVRASFEEPDRLTSLAETIGRTPHSALAALVLAARVRQECGQRSELAKAIGAALLVLVLVREEPLPGLRDPEDAAGERQRTESLTPRETQVALLAATLPNTAVASMLGIGVRTIENHIHSALKKTGARNRQELFARLRGTS; encoded by the coding sequence GTGGACGGCGTCCGCGACGATGGCCTGGTGCGGTTGCACGACGGACGCTGGCTGATGACCGGCCGCGACCTGTGGAGCAGCGGGGTGGAAGCGTGGGTCGAGCGCAGTCTCGCGCGCCTCGATCTGACGACTTTCGAGGCGATCCGGCATCTCGCGCTCGCGCACGATTCGCGACCCTGGGCGCCCTGCCCGCTCGTTGCGCACACGATGCTGAAGGAATTGGAGGCGCGCGGCTTCCTTTCGGTCGCCGACGGTCCGGACGGGCTGGGCATCCGGCTGCTCCCGTCGGCGATGGCGGACTACTTCCGTTTCACGGACGGTAGAGACAGCGCGCTGGAGTCCTGTCCCTGCGGCGGCAGCGCCCCGACCGGCCTCCACACAGACGATCACACGGCCAGGCTGGTGCGCAGCACGCGCGGTCGCAGCACACGCACCAGAGACGAACGGGCAGCCGAGTGGCCGGCCGCTCCGTCGGCCGCCACCGCGCTGCCGTACCTGGAAGCGCTCCTGGAGACGCCGCGAGGAGCCGGAGACGTCGAGCGGGTGTTCGCCGGCACGTCGATCGCGTCGGCGGCGACACCGGAGGACGCCCTCGACCTCGTCCTTCTCCGCGCCTGCGCCGAGGGGAGCCTCACACGTCCGGTCCCGGAGCGCTTCGATGAGCTCACCCGGCTCTTCCCGGCGCTGCGTCCGGCCCTGGATCTTTTCGCCCGGGTGCTGGCCGATGGCTCGTCCGCAGTCGACGCCTCGCCCGCGACGATGGCGATGCTGCGCTCTGTGGGGGTATCGGCCGAGTCGCTGTGCGTCGCTGCCCTCGCCTACGTGGCGCTGCTGGAGGGCGATGTGAGGGAGGCCGCCTACTGGGAGAGACGTGTTCCCGCGTGTCCTCTGCTCGCGGTCGGGCGCCTGGTCGGCGCGGTGCGTGCCCTCGTCCCGCTCGCGCGGGGAGACTTCGGGCTGGCCTTGGCCGGAAGCATGCGCTCCCTGGAGATCGCTCGCGCCGAGGAGGAGCTCACCGGCATCCTGCTCCACTCTTATTACGCAGCGCTGGCGCTCCTCGCCCTCGGACGCTGGACCGAAGCGCTCGATGTGGCGGACACGGCGCTGGCGTACGGCCCGCCGGGCCCGGCCCACACCGGCTTCTACCGCGCGCTGCTGTGGCTGGCGTCCCTCGTCAACCACTGGCTCGGGGAGAACCGGCTCGCCACTTTGCTGGAGGCCCAGGCCTCGACGCTGGTGGTGACCGACGAGGCGCTCCCCGCGATGCAGGGCGATGTCGGTCCCATCCTGCGCTCCCTCATCGGGGGCCAGAAGGCGGTGGCCATGTCCGAACTGCGCCGCCTCGCTGACGGCCTGGCCGCCGAGCGCAACCTGCTGACAGCCATGTTCACCCTGGTCGTGGGCTTGTGCGTCTGGCCCGAGCCGCCCACGTTCGCTCAACTCGGTGAACTCGCCTCGAACGCGCTGGGTGTGCCCCGCTGGCCGCTCGTCGATCTGGTGAGAGCCTCGTTCGAGGAACCCGATCGGCTGACCTCTCTCGCGGAGACGATCGGCCGCACGCCGCACAGCGCACTGGCCGCGCTCGTCCTCGCGGCGCGGGTGCGGCAAGAGTGCGGTCAGCGCTCGGAGCTGGCGAAGGCGATCGGCGCCGCTCTGCTCGTGCTCGTGCTCGTGCGCGAGGAACCCCTCCCCGGCCTGCGAGACCCCGAGGACGCTGCGGGGGAGCGGCAGCGGACCGAGTCGCTGACCCCGAGGGAGACCCAGGTTGCGCTCCTCGCCGCGACCCTCCCGAACACTGCTGTGGCTTCGATGCTCGGGATCGGTGTGCGCACGATCGAGAACCATATTCACAGTGCGCTCAAGAAGACTGGTGCGAGGAACCGTCAGGAGTTGTTCGCGCGGCTGCGCGGAACGTCCTGA
- a CDS encoding glycosyltransferase, whose protein sequence is MIGFLKALTFLLGASFFAYVLFILIPHLTHRKTAPGDPDDFEWHFFVPCRDEAAVIERTVAAARRDFPAVHVWVVDDHSDDDTGRIVEAIARRDSRVHLVTRRRPEARTGKGDALNAAYDALNAFLPADADRERIIVMVLDADGELSARALAMMASAEVFLDPGVGGAQVVVWMKNRHERRPKPGHGWLGNLFGRFLVKLQDIEFRTIIAAMQSLRARTGTVGLGGNGQFARLSVLDLIRASHDRPWHGALLEDYELGLHIHLHGYRIAHVGNAHVSQEALPSFRRFLTQRTRWAQGNIQCVKYVRDAFCSAHVTNLGLLEIGYYLVLPFLQLCGLAAFAVMIVIALLDLTTLRTGLPGGGRLIWIAVFWIVFSVVPFAVWGFVYRQRCERVSFLGALGWGLGVSVYVLYMYVVIPRAFWRIVTRRSGWLKTRRNVEKSTGPTALDH, encoded by the coding sequence GTGATCGGCTTCCTCAAAGCGCTCACGTTCCTGCTCGGGGCGTCGTTCTTCGCCTACGTTCTGTTCATCCTGATCCCGCACCTCACCCACCGGAAGACGGCGCCGGGCGACCCGGATGACTTCGAGTGGCACTTCTTCGTGCCGTGCCGGGACGAAGCGGCTGTGATCGAGCGGACCGTCGCGGCAGCCCGCCGGGACTTCCCCGCGGTGCATGTGTGGGTCGTCGACGACCACAGCGACGATGACACCGGGCGCATCGTCGAGGCGATCGCGCGCCGGGACTCGCGGGTCCACCTCGTCACCCGCCGCCGTCCCGAGGCGAGGACGGGCAAAGGCGATGCGCTCAACGCGGCCTACGACGCGCTGAACGCCTTTCTGCCCGCCGACGCGGACCGCGAGCGGATCATCGTGATGGTGCTCGACGCCGACGGTGAGCTCTCGGCCCGGGCGCTCGCCATGATGGCCTCCGCCGAGGTGTTCCTCGACCCGGGTGTCGGCGGGGCTCAGGTGGTGGTGTGGATGAAGAACCGCCACGAGCGCAGGCCGAAACCCGGCCACGGGTGGCTCGGGAATCTATTCGGCCGCTTCCTGGTGAAGCTGCAAGACATCGAGTTCCGCACGATCATCGCCGCCATGCAGTCGCTGCGCGCGAGGACCGGCACCGTCGGGCTCGGCGGGAACGGCCAGTTCGCGCGCCTGTCGGTGCTCGACCTCATCCGGGCGAGTCACGACCGGCCCTGGCACGGCGCGCTGCTGGAGGACTACGAACTCGGGCTGCACATCCACCTGCACGGTTACCGCATCGCCCACGTCGGCAACGCCCACGTCTCGCAGGAAGCGTTGCCCAGCTTCCGCCGGTTCCTCACACAGCGCACGCGCTGGGCGCAGGGCAACATCCAGTGCGTCAAGTACGTGCGCGACGCATTCTGCTCGGCGCATGTGACGAACCTGGGGCTGCTTGAGATCGGCTACTACCTCGTGCTGCCGTTCCTGCAACTGTGCGGGCTGGCAGCGTTCGCCGTGATGATCGTCATCGCTCTGCTCGACCTGACGACGCTCAGGACGGGCCTGCCGGGCGGGGGCCGCCTGATCTGGATCGCGGTGTTCTGGATCGTCTTCTCGGTGGTGCCGTTCGCGGTGTGGGGGTTCGTGTACCGGCAGCGCTGCGAGCGGGTCTCGTTCCTCGGCGCCCTCGGCTGGGGACTCGGAGTGTCCGTCTACGTGCTGTATATGTACGTGGTCATCCCCCGTGCGTTCTGGCGCATCGTGACGCGGCGCAGTGGGTGGCTGAAGACCCGGCGCAACGTGGAGAAGTCCACGGGGCCGACCGCCCTCGACCACTGA